Below is a window of Verrucomicrobiota bacterium DNA.
CAATTCGGCGATAACGCCATTATGCGCCTGGGAGAATCACCCAAGCTCAACGTGTCCTCCATTTCAACGGGATCAGTCGCGATCGATTTGGCATTGGGCATCGGCGGACTTCCCCGGGGTCGCATTTGTGAAATCTATGGCTCGGAGTCTTCCGGTAAGACCACTATGTGTCTTAGCCTCATAGCAGAAGCTCAGAAAAACGGTGGAACAGCAGCCTTCATCGACGTAGAACATGCACTCGATCCAAAATATGCCCGTATCTTAGGGGTAGATTTGAGTGAACTAATGATTTCGCAGCCAGAAAGTGGTGAAGATGCCCTCAATATAACTGAAACTCTCATTCGATCAGCCGCTGTGGACGTTATCGTCCTAGATTCTGTTGCAGCATTGGTTTCACGGGTAGAACTCGACGGACAAATGGGCGACACAACTGTCGGACTTCAGGCAAGAATGATGAGCCAGGCCATGCGCCGATTAGCGGGCGCCATCAACAAAAGTAATTGTATTTGCCTTTTCACAAACCAAATACGGGAAAAAATTGGTATTATGTTTGGAAGTCCTGAAACAACACCAGGTGGCCGCGCATTAAAATTTTTCGCGTCTGTCAGGATGGATATTCGCCGTATAGGTCAAATAAAGGATCCTACAGGAGTAGTGATAGGTAACCGAACCCGACTTAAAGTTGTAAAAAATAAAGTGGCCGCTCCCTTCACGGAATGTGAATTTGACATCATGTATGCCGAGGGAATTTCGAAGACCGGTTCTTTGGTTGATTTAGGCGTTGAACATGGGATACTGGAGAAAAAGGGTGCATGGATATCATATAAGGGCGATCTCATTGGACAAGGTCGTGAGGCAGCGAAACAGCACTTGATGGATAATCCAGACCAACAGGATGAAATTAAGAGCGCCATATTGGAGAAAGTTAATATCCCTGTTGGAAATGTTATTGCGTCCAAGGAAGAGGAAAAGGATGAAGGTGAAGATTAGACTATCTTCATCGGATGGAAATACAGGATACTTTTGTAGCATTATCGACACCTCACGGCGAATCCGCGCTAGGCGTTATACGTTGTAGTGGCCCGTTGTGCCCAAATCTTGTCAAAGATATTTTTGGAAACAAATCCCCTACTCCACGCAGAACTTATGTATCGGACTATCACAGCGAAACAGGCGAATTTCTAGACAATGTAGTCTATACCTTCTATGAAAATGAAAAGTCATATACTGGTGATTCAATGTTGGAGCTTTCGTGTCATGGTAATCCATTTATTCTCCAACACATTCTAGAAGATCTAGTTACGCGCGGATGCAGGCACGCCCAACCAGGTGAATTTACTCAATCTGCATTCCTGAATGGCAAAATGGATCTCAGTCAGGCTGAAGCAGTAATTGATCTCATTAAGGCTAGAACGGATTTATCTTTTAAGGCAGCATCAAATCAACTTCAGGGAAGTCTTAGCCGGCGAATAAATGGAATAGTAGAAAATCTCCTCCAAATCATCGCCGAAATTGAAGCATATATAGATTTTCCGGAAGAAGATCTGCCAACTGACGGTGAATCCTCACCGATCAGTAGATTAAAAAACCTTTCTGATGAGATTTCAGAACTTTCAGAAACAGCGCGGACAGGCATTTTTTTACGCGAAGGAGTAAAGACAATTATCATCGGTGCCCCCAACGCTGGAAAGAGTAGTCTATTGAATCAATTATTAGGTGAATCCCGTGCAATAGTGAGCAATCAACCGGGTACAACGCGCGATTATATTGAAGCTTCATTTTATGTAGATCCATATCGTATTAATATACTGGATACCGCTGGCGTCCATTCTACTGAAAACGAAATCGAGAAAGCGGGGATTGCTAAAACGTTGGAACAAATAGAGTTAAGTGATCTCATTCTTCTTACTATTGACGCGTCTGAATCCCCTCCCCTTTTCCCCGATTCTGTATTGTCACTACTAAAACTGGATAATACAATTTTGGTCCACAATAAATCTGACCTGGAATTCTGTCCGAAATCTAAAGCTTATCTTCCAGAGTTTCAACGTATAGAAATTTCTGCCCTTACAGGAGCTGGCATAAGCGACCTCAAGGTTAAAATTAAAGATTTACTTGGTAATCCTATTGTATCTGAACAAGGAGATGTTGTCGCGGTTAGCGCAAGACATCACACCGCTCTTCTGGAGGGATCAAAGGAGCTGATGAGTTCAATCGATTTACTGAATCTGGATGAACCGGCTGAGTTAGTAGCAAGCCATTTGAGAGATGCAATGGGTAGCCTCGAAAGAATTGTTGGCAGAATTGATAATGAGCGTATGCTAGATAAACTTTTTTCTAGTTTTTGCATTGGTAAGTGAATGCGTATCAGTAATAAAGAACCTTTTGATGTGATTGTTTGTGGGGCCGGTCATGCTGGCGTAGAAGCCAGTCTTGCCGCAGCTAGAATGGGTGCGAGGACCCTACTCCTTTCTGGGAATATTGATACAATTGGTGCAATGAGCTGCAATCCTGCTATTGGGGGACAAGCTAAAGGCCATATTGTTCGCGAGATCGATGCACTCGGCGGTGAAATGGGTATTAATGCGGATACCACTGGAATTCAGTTTAGACTTCTCAATGCTTCCAAAGGAGCTGCCGTTCAAGCACCTAGGGTCCAGTCCGATAAGAAAGCCTATCAATTTAGGCTTAAACACACCATTGAACATCAAAAGAATTTAACTCTTTTTCAGGCAACGGTTACTGAATTGATTTTTAAGGGAAATATGGTCGTTGGTTGTAAAACCAACCTAGACCTTGATTTATTTGGTCATTCAATTGTAGTTACAACCGGTACGTTTCTTCGCGGATTGATGCACGTTGGAAAAAAGAAGAATAAAGGTGGTCGCATGGGCGATTTTAGCGCCGAATCTTTGTCCAATAGCTTTACAGAAGCTGGAATTCAACTTGAGCGTCTAAAAACAGGAACGCCGCCTAGAATACTGGGAAGAAGCATAGATTATTCTTCTCTTGAAGAACAACCAGGAGATGAAAACCCTACGCTGTTTGGATTTTATGACACTCGAAGCGAAACAGACATGTTCCACGTGGAACATCCGGGAGAAAGAAAACTTGGATGGGAACCAGGTAAAAACCAAGTTTCTTGTTGGATTACGTATACCTCTGAGGATACACACAATATAATACGTGAAAACTTACACCTTTCGGCGATGTATTCTGGGGCAATTGAAGGCATTGGCCCACGTTATTGCCCAAGCATTGAGGATAAAATCGTAAGATTTTGCGACAAAGATAGGCATCGCTTGTTTTTAGAGCCTGAAGGCCGAAATACTAATGAATACTATATTAATGGACTTTCGACTAGTTTGCCGTTCAATGTGCAAGAAGACATCCTTGAGACAATTCCAGGACTGGAACATGCCCAACTCATGCGGCCTGCGTATGCAGTTGAATATGATTTTGCTCCTCCAACTCAATTGTATCCATCACTCGAATCCAAATTTGTCGAAAATCTGTTCTTTGCTGGACAAATAAATGGAACTTCCGGATATGAAGAAGCCGCAGGTCAAGGCATAATGGCTGGAATCAATGCAGTTAAAAAGGGAAGGGGAGAAGAACCCCTGATTCTGCAACGGCACGAGTCTTATATCGGTGTGTTAATAGATGATTTGGTAACCAAAGGAACATCTGAGCCCTATCGAATGTTTACAAGCAGAGCGGAGCACAG
It encodes the following:
- the recA gene encoding recombinase RecA; protein product: MAKVAKPKTAYGDDRRANLDLAISAINKQFGDNAIMRLGESPKLNVSSISTGSVAIDLALGIGGLPRGRICEIYGSESSGKTTMCLSLIAEAQKNGGTAAFIDVEHALDPKYARILGVDLSELMISQPESGEDALNITETLIRSAAVDVIVLDSVAALVSRVELDGQMGDTTVGLQARMMSQAMRRLAGAINKSNCICLFTNQIREKIGIMFGSPETTPGGRALKFFASVRMDIRRIGQIKDPTGVVIGNRTRLKVVKNKVAAPFTECEFDIMYAEGISKTGSLVDLGVEHGILEKKGAWISYKGDLIGQGREAAKQHLMDNPDQQDEIKSAILEKVNIPVGNVIASKEEEKDEGED
- the mnmE gene encoding tRNA uridine-5-carboxymethylaminomethyl(34) synthesis GTPase MnmE, with product MEIQDTFVALSTPHGESALGVIRCSGPLCPNLVKDIFGNKSPTPRRTYVSDYHSETGEFLDNVVYTFYENEKSYTGDSMLELSCHGNPFILQHILEDLVTRGCRHAQPGEFTQSAFLNGKMDLSQAEAVIDLIKARTDLSFKAASNQLQGSLSRRINGIVENLLQIIAEIEAYIDFPEEDLPTDGESSPISRLKNLSDEISELSETARTGIFLREGVKTIIIGAPNAGKSSLLNQLLGESRAIVSNQPGTTRDYIEASFYVDPYRINILDTAGVHSTENEIEKAGIAKTLEQIELSDLILLTIDASESPPLFPDSVLSLLKLDNTILVHNKSDLEFCPKSKAYLPEFQRIEISALTGAGISDLKVKIKDLLGNPIVSEQGDVVAVSARHHTALLEGSKELMSSIDLLNLDEPAELVASHLRDAMGSLERIVGRIDNERMLDKLFSSFCIGK
- the mnmG gene encoding tRNA uridine-5-carboxymethylaminomethyl(34) synthesis enzyme MnmG; protein product: MRISNKEPFDVIVCGAGHAGVEASLAAARMGARTLLLSGNIDTIGAMSCNPAIGGQAKGHIVREIDALGGEMGINADTTGIQFRLLNASKGAAVQAPRVQSDKKAYQFRLKHTIEHQKNLTLFQATVTELIFKGNMVVGCKTNLDLDLFGHSIVVTTGTFLRGLMHVGKKKNKGGRMGDFSAESLSNSFTEAGIQLERLKTGTPPRILGRSIDYSSLEEQPGDENPTLFGFYDTRSETDMFHVEHPGERKLGWEPGKNQVSCWITYTSEDTHNIIRENLHLSAMYSGAIEGIGPRYCPSIEDKIVRFCDKDRHRLFLEPEGRNTNEYYINGLSTSLPFNVQEDILETIPGLEHAQLMRPAYAVEYDFAPPTQLYPSLESKFVENLFFAGQINGTSGYEEAAGQGIMAGINAVKKGRGEEPLILQRHESYIGVLIDDLVTKGTSEPYRMFTSRAEHRLLLNHSSAELRLSEHAINSCLIDASRWSKISYKISSIAKWEKNFEVLKTKGGTFAEAIRRDEKVIDYPNGFKSETAEIQNEVIYRLKYKGYLSRELKLVQRMASVDRIKLPTPFEYSKVRGLRKESAVKLNSIQPINLGQAKRISGVNPSDISILMVLLEAGKLR